The following proteins come from a genomic window of Tepidiforma thermophila:
- a CDS encoding NADH-quinone oxidoreductase subunit A: MLYEYGHIGILVIIALIFPLGAVVTSWALQFVRIRPKSRPDLVRDDIYECGLRTEGPSLVQFNFRYYYIALLFVLLDVEIIFLFPWALVFDAVGWVGYGKGLLFIATFIIGGIYAWRKRALEWRL; the protein is encoded by the coding sequence GTGCTGTACGAATACGGTCACATCGGCATCCTCGTCATCATCGCGCTGATCTTCCCGCTCGGCGCGGTCGTTACCTCGTGGGCGCTCCAGTTCGTCCGCATCCGGCCGAAGTCGCGGCCCGACCTGGTCCGCGATGACATCTACGAATGCGGGCTGAGGACCGAGGGCCCCAGCCTCGTCCAGTTCAACTTCCGCTACTACTACATCGCCCTGCTGTTCGTGCTGCTCGACGTCGAAATCATCTTCCTCTTCCCTTGGGCCCTCGTGTTCGACGCCGTCGGCTGGGTGGGGTACGGGAAGGGCCTGCTCTTCATTGCAACCTTCATCATCGGCGGCATCTACGCCTGGCGAAAACGAGCCCTGGAGTGGCGCCTGTGA
- a CDS encoding enoyl-CoA hydratase/isomerase family protein encodes MTLLDAKDQAMHFRDILYSVHDGIARITLNKPEKLNALSWGSWAEIENALVMAEADDAVKVVVFTGAGRGFCAGTDLTTTTREEDWPERPFTGRAGMMRSRYLATAQVYHCRKPTIAAVNGPCVGAGFSLAMACDIRIAAESARFSAIFVKRAIVADTGATWLLPRLVGTEWAYRLLYTGELIDAQKAREIGLVSEVVPDGELPNAVNALAGSIARGPSVAIELMKRLVQEGQTRGLDEQIELEQFLQQITHQTEDAEEGRRSFLERREPVFKGR; translated from the coding sequence GTGACACTGCTGGACGCGAAGGACCAAGCCATGCACTTCCGCGATATTCTCTACTCGGTTCACGACGGCATCGCCCGCATCACGCTGAACAAGCCCGAGAAGCTCAACGCCCTCTCCTGGGGTTCCTGGGCGGAGATCGAGAATGCGCTGGTCATGGCCGAAGCGGACGACGCCGTGAAGGTGGTCGTCTTCACCGGCGCGGGCCGGGGGTTCTGCGCCGGGACCGACCTGACGACGACGACGCGGGAAGAGGATTGGCCCGAGCGGCCGTTTACCGGCCGGGCCGGCATGATGCGCTCGCGCTACCTGGCCACGGCCCAGGTTTACCACTGCCGGAAACCGACGATAGCCGCAGTTAACGGACCGTGTGTCGGCGCCGGGTTCTCCCTGGCCATGGCCTGCGACATTCGCATCGCGGCGGAGTCGGCACGCTTTTCGGCGATTTTCGTCAAGCGCGCCATCGTGGCGGATACCGGGGCAACCTGGCTGCTCCCGCGGCTGGTCGGGACAGAGTGGGCCTACCGGCTGCTGTATACCGGCGAGCTGATTGACGCACAGAAGGCGCGGGAGATTGGACTCGTGAGCGAGGTTGTGCCGGACGGGGAGCTGCCGAATGCGGTGAATGCCCTCGCCGGGTCGATTGCGCGCGGGCCGAGCGTGGCCATCGAACTCATGAAGCGGCTCGTGCAGGAGGGGCAAACACGCGGCCTGGACGAGCAGATTGAGCTGGAGCAGTTTTTGCAGCAGATCACCCACCAGACCGAGGACGCCGAGGAGGGGCGCCGGTCATTCCTCGAGAGACGTGAACCGGTGTTCAAAGGCCGCTGA
- the nuoK gene encoding NADH-quinone oxidoreductase subunit NuoK has protein sequence MNPGIEHFLTVGALLFCLGLAIALSKRNAVGVLMGVELMLNAVNLTLITFSRFTVSPNPIAGHTFVVFVLTVAAAEAAVALALAVAVYRNRETIDVDRLNLLRS, from the coding sequence ATGAATCCCGGCATCGAACACTTCCTCACCGTGGGAGCGCTGCTCTTCTGCCTCGGCCTTGCCATTGCGCTGAGCAAGCGCAATGCCGTCGGCGTGCTGATGGGCGTCGAGCTCATGCTCAACGCCGTCAACCTGACGCTCATCACCTTCTCGCGATTCACGGTCAGCCCCAATCCCATCGCCGGGCACACCTTTGTCGTGTTCGTCCTCACGGTGGCCGCCGCCGAGGCCGCCGTCGCGCTGGCGCTCGCCGTCGCCGTCTATCGCAACCGGGAGACCATCGACGTCGACCGGCTCAATCTCCTCAGGTCGTGA
- the queF gene encoding preQ(1) synthase produces the protein MNPKNTFRTDGTIDAFDNQFPGRDYVIEFIAPEFTSVCPMTGQPDFGTIRVTYVPDRKCIELRSFKFYLHAFRNRGIFYEDVVNTILEDIVAAVQPRSATVTGEFNTRGGISARVTASYPSRPSGA, from the coding sequence GTGAACCCGAAGAACACCTTCCGCACCGACGGCACCATCGACGCCTTCGACAACCAGTTCCCCGGGCGCGACTACGTCATCGAATTCATCGCGCCTGAGTTCACCAGCGTATGCCCCATGACGGGACAGCCCGATTTCGGCACCATCCGGGTCACATACGTCCCGGACCGCAAGTGCATCGAACTCCGCAGCTTCAAGTTCTACCTGCACGCGTTCCGCAACCGGGGCATCTTCTACGAAGACGTCGTGAACACCATCCTCGAGGACATCGTCGCTGCGGTGCAGCCGCGCTCGGCGACAGTCACCGGAGAGTTCAACACACGCGGAGGCATCAGCGCCCGTGTCACTGCTTCGTACCCGTCTCGGCCTTCCGGGGCATGA
- a CDS encoding NAD(P)H-hydrate epimerase, whose translation MPVKPDPPGFPQRRCADVCSVTAAQMREVQRLAQEEFGLDILQLTENAGRSAALLAFAMLGGRGRGQRVVVLAGGGNKGAAGLAAMRHLANWGCRVEPVISGVEEEVSFTARRQMHILRQSGLLQPADLEASEVTLEEHLASADLVIDALVGYGLEGPPVGVAAAVTRLAIESRRPILALDVPTGVNATTGEVSTPAIRAVTTLMLDLPKRGCLESQARGMVGELYLADIGIPLSVHQRLGIPVGQLYAEGPIVRLRR comes from the coding sequence ATGCCCGTCAAGCCCGACCCGCCCGGCTTCCCCCAGCGGCGCTGCGCCGATGTCTGCAGCGTGACGGCCGCACAAATGCGCGAGGTCCAGCGCCTCGCCCAGGAAGAATTCGGTCTCGATATCCTCCAGCTCACCGAGAACGCCGGCAGGAGCGCCGCGCTCCTCGCGTTCGCGATGCTGGGCGGCCGCGGCCGGGGCCAGCGCGTGGTCGTGCTTGCCGGCGGCGGCAATAAAGGCGCCGCCGGCCTGGCGGCAATGCGCCATCTCGCCAACTGGGGCTGCCGCGTCGAACCGGTCATCAGCGGAGTCGAGGAAGAGGTCTCGTTCACGGCCCGCCGCCAGATGCACATCCTCCGCCAGAGCGGGCTCCTCCAGCCGGCTGACCTCGAGGCCAGCGAGGTGACGCTCGAGGAGCACCTCGCCAGCGCTGATCTTGTTATCGACGCGCTCGTGGGGTATGGGCTCGAAGGCCCGCCGGTCGGTGTCGCCGCGGCAGTCACCCGCCTCGCTATCGAATCCCGGCGGCCAATCCTCGCGCTCGATGTGCCGACCGGCGTCAACGCCACCACCGGGGAGGTCAGCACGCCCGCCATCCGTGCGGTCACCACCCTTATGCTCGACCTGCCAAAGCGCGGCTGCCTCGAGTCCCAGGCGCGCGGGATGGTCGGTGAACTCTACCTCGCCGACATCGGCATTCCGCTCAGTGTCCACCAGCGTCTCGGCATACCCGTCGGCCAGCTGTACGCCGAAGGCCCCATCGTGCGCCTCCGCCGGTAG
- the nuoH gene encoding NADH-quinone oxidoreductase subunit NuoH: MTPFLVSDKWYDIRDLGNLSRALLDAADKVLPGGVVYVLAALIGFVASFLLFVLPSQLIIGVYGERRIIGRMQSRLGPNRVGPFGLLQPIADAIKLIQKEALTPTQADRVVMYIAPIIFVMPAVLLWAVIPFGENMVIADIPVSLMYFLAVSALPVIATFMAGWSSNNKYSLFGAMRIVSMAISYESPLVLALLGAVVMSGTISLSGMVAWADEYTIWMVFVQPLALVIYFICVSAELNRTPVDIAEAESEIVAGYLTEYSGMKWGLFYGMDIGYALAASGFAATVFLGGWTFFGLEQWVPGWLIFIAKTHLFYFLFIWTRGTLPRLRADQLMAFAWKFLLPLGVFNLLIVSTERMLWAEQDYAKGLIYVFALVNIALSVGLVYAWARFNGYRPERTPTRPRLVKQAGGYIPVGERP, encoded by the coding sequence GTGACCCCGTTCCTCGTTTCCGACAAGTGGTACGACATCCGCGACCTGGGGAACCTCTCCCGCGCACTTCTCGATGCCGCCGACAAGGTCCTCCCTGGCGGCGTGGTCTACGTCCTTGCCGCGCTCATCGGCTTCGTTGCGAGCTTCCTGCTGTTCGTCCTTCCTTCGCAGCTCATCATCGGCGTCTACGGCGAACGGCGGATCATCGGCCGGATGCAGTCGCGCCTGGGTCCGAACCGCGTCGGCCCGTTCGGCCTGCTCCAGCCCATCGCCGACGCCATCAAGCTCATCCAGAAGGAAGCGCTCACCCCGACGCAGGCCGACCGCGTCGTCATGTACATCGCGCCGATCATCTTCGTGATGCCGGCGGTCCTGCTCTGGGCGGTCATCCCGTTCGGCGAGAACATGGTCATCGCCGACATCCCGGTCAGCCTGATGTACTTCCTCGCGGTCTCCGCGCTCCCGGTTATCGCGACCTTCATGGCAGGCTGGAGTTCGAACAACAAGTACAGCCTGTTCGGCGCCATGCGCATCGTCTCGATGGCCATCAGCTATGAGTCGCCGCTTGTCCTCGCGCTCCTCGGCGCCGTTGTCATGAGCGGCACCATCAGCCTCTCGGGCATGGTCGCCTGGGCGGACGAGTACACCATCTGGATGGTGTTCGTGCAGCCGCTGGCGCTCGTCATCTACTTCATCTGTGTCAGCGCCGAGCTGAACCGCACCCCGGTCGATATCGCTGAGGCTGAGTCCGAAATCGTTGCCGGCTACCTGACCGAATACTCAGGCATGAAGTGGGGCCTGTTCTACGGTATGGATATCGGTTACGCTCTGGCCGCCTCCGGTTTCGCTGCGACCGTGTTCCTCGGCGGCTGGACCTTCTTCGGGCTCGAGCAGTGGGTGCCGGGCTGGCTGATCTTCATCGCCAAGACCCACCTGTTCTATTTCCTCTTTATCTGGACGCGCGGTACGCTTCCGAGGCTGCGTGCCGACCAGCTCATGGCGTTCGCCTGGAAGTTTCTCCTCCCCCTCGGCGTCTTTAACCTCCTCATCGTCAGCACCGAGCGGATGCTCTGGGCCGAGCAGGACTACGCGAAGGGCCTCATCTACGTTTTCGCACTGGTGAACATCGCCCTCTCCGTCGGGCTGGTGTACGCGTGGGCGCGGTTCAACGGCTACCGACCCGAACGGACTCCTACCCGGCCGCGCCTCGTCAAGCAGGCCGGCGGCTACATCCCGGTCGGGGAGCGCCCCTAA
- a CDS encoding acyl-CoA dehydrogenase family protein, with the protein MLFRDSPEHAAFRAEVRAFLDAELPRETWDMRNDREEMTPEEKEFTRQFRKKLAARGWLTMGWPKEFGGAGATYMTQTVYMEEMSAAGAPGAYDQGVWLAGPALMMHGTPEQQQRWLPRIRSADDHWCQLFSEPGAGSDLASLQTRAVRDGDVYVINGQKIWTSGAQEADWGILLARTDPEAPKHRGISYFMVDMRLPGITVRPLVNLMGSRHFCEVFFDDVRVPADCLVGEENRGWYIATTTLDQERSSINRVVMTRSTLYALIDYVREHPHLRTDVIRHELAERYLEFEIGRWLCYRVAQMQSEGKIPNAEASVSKIFGTELQRQMGITGLRLLGLPGQLEPGSRWAPLRGRIERWALAAPSYTIAGGTSEVNRNIIATRGLGLPRG; encoded by the coding sequence ATGCTCTTTCGCGACTCCCCCGAACACGCCGCCTTCCGCGCTGAGGTGCGCGCCTTCCTCGACGCCGAGCTGCCCCGCGAGACGTGGGACATGCGGAACGACCGGGAGGAGATGACCCCGGAAGAGAAGGAGTTCACGCGCCAGTTCCGGAAGAAGCTCGCTGCCCGCGGCTGGCTCACCATGGGCTGGCCGAAAGAGTTCGGCGGTGCCGGCGCCACCTACATGACTCAGACGGTCTACATGGAGGAGATGAGCGCAGCCGGCGCGCCCGGCGCCTACGACCAGGGCGTGTGGCTCGCCGGGCCGGCGCTCATGATGCACGGCACCCCCGAGCAGCAGCAGCGCTGGCTGCCCCGCATCCGGTCTGCCGATGACCACTGGTGCCAGCTCTTCTCCGAACCCGGCGCCGGCTCAGACCTTGCCAGCCTCCAGACCCGCGCCGTGCGCGACGGCGACGTCTACGTCATCAACGGCCAGAAGATCTGGACCAGCGGCGCCCAGGAGGCAGACTGGGGCATCCTCCTCGCCCGCACCGACCCTGAGGCGCCCAAGCACCGCGGCATCAGCTACTTCATGGTGGACATGCGCCTTCCGGGCATCACGGTTCGGCCGCTTGTCAACCTCATGGGCAGCCGCCACTTCTGCGAGGTGTTTTTCGATGACGTCCGCGTCCCTGCCGATTGCCTCGTCGGCGAGGAGAACCGCGGCTGGTACATCGCGACCACGACGCTCGACCAGGAGCGCTCGAGCATCAACCGCGTCGTCATGACCCGGAGCACGCTCTACGCCCTCATCGACTACGTTCGCGAACACCCGCACCTCCGCACCGACGTCATCCGCCACGAGCTGGCCGAACGGTACCTCGAGTTCGAAATCGGGCGCTGGCTCTGCTACCGCGTCGCCCAGATGCAAAGCGAAGGCAAGATTCCCAACGCCGAAGCGTCGGTCTCCAAAATCTTCGGGACCGAACTGCAGCGGCAGATGGGAATCACGGGGCTCCGCCTCCTCGGCCTGCCCGGCCAGCTCGAGCCCGGCTCCCGCTGGGCTCCGCTGCGGGGCCGCATCGAGCGGTGGGCCCTCGCCGCTCCGAGTTACACCATCGCGGGCGGCACCAGCGAGGTGAACCGGAACATCATCGCCACCCGGGGCCTTGGGCTCCCGCGAGGCTAG
- the nuoL gene encoding NADH-quinone oxidoreductase subunit L: MLFLAAEPSAASTPTIDQAVLWAIIACPLVAWALIAIYLRKLPAIAGYAAILGIGAAMVLSYVTLFNVIDASGGVAQYTHEWFTAGDLVVPIGVRVDGLTAVMLVVVTTVAFLVQVYSTGYMAGDPGYGRYFAHMCLFTTSMLGLVLADNLFQMFVFWELVGLCSYLLIGFWFHKPSAAAAAKKAFIVTRIGDLGLLAALLLIWTRAETFDVTAIQEWAASGEAKSTIVTLFALGLFAGAAGKSAQFPLHVWLPDAMEGPTPVSALIHAATMVAAGVYLVARFFPVFEASTDAADVVAWIGAITALLAATIALVQTDLKRVLAYSTVSQLGYMMLSLGALGYVAAIFHLFTHAFFKALLFLGSGSVNHATNTFDMRKMGGLRKAMPVTYWTFVIGSLSLAGIFPLAGFWSKDEILLDAWRHDRALWAIGAVVAFMTAFYMFRAIFLTFHGSYKGGEPVDHHDPDNHFHGDPAHPHESPWSMKGPLIVLAIPSIAAGWFAYDHMFKDFIEAALPEAGHHGSTFEVGIAVSSTIIALAGIGTAYAIYIRRWVDSASIRATFAPLAIIFERKYFLDDLYEGLFVRRIFYGGWCRLLETFDRRVVDGIVNGTGQVGRLASDRLRAIQVGEVQSYGLGVAAGVIVIFIAVILANPL; encoded by the coding sequence ATGCTATTCCTCGCTGCCGAGCCCTCTGCTGCCTCCACGCCGACCATCGACCAGGCCGTGCTCTGGGCGATCATCGCCTGCCCGCTCGTCGCCTGGGCGCTCATTGCGATCTACCTCCGGAAGCTCCCGGCGATCGCCGGCTACGCGGCCATCCTCGGCATCGGCGCGGCGATGGTCCTGAGCTACGTCACGCTCTTCAACGTTATTGACGCGAGCGGCGGCGTCGCGCAGTACACCCACGAATGGTTCACCGCCGGCGACCTGGTCGTGCCGATTGGCGTCCGCGTCGATGGGCTGACTGCCGTGATGCTGGTTGTTGTCACGACAGTTGCCTTCCTCGTCCAGGTCTACTCCACCGGCTACATGGCAGGCGACCCGGGCTACGGGCGGTACTTCGCCCACATGTGCCTCTTCACGACCTCCATGCTCGGACTCGTCCTCGCCGACAACCTCTTCCAGATGTTCGTCTTCTGGGAGCTTGTGGGCCTCTGCTCCTATCTGCTCATCGGGTTCTGGTTCCACAAGCCGAGCGCCGCCGCCGCCGCCAAGAAGGCCTTCATCGTTACCCGCATCGGCGACCTCGGGCTGCTCGCTGCCCTGCTCCTCATCTGGACCCGGGCTGAGACGTTCGATGTCACGGCCATCCAGGAGTGGGCTGCAAGCGGTGAGGCGAAGAGCACCATCGTCACGCTCTTTGCCCTCGGCCTCTTCGCCGGCGCGGCCGGCAAGTCGGCGCAGTTCCCCCTCCACGTCTGGTTGCCGGACGCTATGGAGGGCCCGACGCCCGTTTCCGCACTCATCCATGCAGCGACGATGGTTGCTGCCGGCGTGTACCTCGTTGCGCGCTTCTTCCCGGTGTTCGAAGCGTCGACCGATGCTGCTGACGTTGTCGCGTGGATCGGCGCTATTACCGCCTTGCTCGCTGCGACGATTGCGCTGGTCCAGACCGACCTCAAGCGCGTCCTCGCCTATTCCACTGTGTCACAGCTCGGCTACATGATGCTGTCGCTCGGCGCGCTCGGCTACGTCGCTGCGATCTTCCACCTCTTCACCCACGCCTTCTTTAAGGCGCTCCTCTTCCTCGGCAGCGGCTCCGTCAACCACGCCACAAACACGTTCGATATGCGCAAAATGGGCGGCCTGCGGAAGGCCATGCCGGTGACGTACTGGACGTTTGTCATCGGCTCCCTCTCGCTTGCGGGCATCTTCCCCCTCGCCGGCTTCTGGTCGAAGGACGAAATTCTGCTCGATGCCTGGCGGCACGACCGGGCGCTCTGGGCCATCGGCGCTGTCGTTGCGTTCATGACCGCGTTCTACATGTTCCGGGCGATCTTCCTGACCTTCCATGGGAGCTACAAAGGCGGCGAGCCCGTCGACCACCACGACCCGGATAACCATTTCCACGGCGACCCCGCCCATCCGCACGAGTCGCCCTGGTCCATGAAGGGCCCGCTCATCGTGCTTGCTATCCCGTCAATCGCTGCCGGGTGGTTCGCCTACGACCACATGTTCAAGGACTTCATCGAGGCTGCGCTGCCCGAGGCCGGCCACCATGGCAGTACCTTTGAGGTCGGCATCGCAGTGTCGTCGACCATCATCGCGCTGGCTGGCATCGGCACTGCCTACGCCATCTACATCCGCCGCTGGGTCGACTCGGCCTCCATCCGCGCCACCTTCGCTCCGCTTGCCATCATCTTCGAGCGGAAGTACTTCCTCGATGACCTGTACGAAGGGCTGTTCGTCCGGCGCATCTTCTACGGCGGCTGGTGCCGCCTGCTCGAAACGTTCGACCGCCGGGTCGTCGACGGCATCGTCAACGGCACCGGCCAGGTCGGTCGCCTCGCGAGCGACCGCCTGCGCGCCATCCAGGTCGGCGAGGTGCAGTCGTACGGGCTGGGTGTGGCTGCCGGCGTGATCGTCATCTTCATCGCCGTCATCCTGGCGAATCCCCTCTAG
- a CDS encoding NADH-quinone oxidoreductase subunit D, whose protein sequence is MIKSEPFVINIGPQHPSTHGVFRIKATVDGEKVIDAEMVMGYLHRSMEKLAEERTYTQNIPFTDRTDYLSSMSNNLGYCLAVEKLAGIEVPPRGNAIRVIMAELQRLASHCMAVGAFANDTGAWQTPVMWAFREREKILDIFEVTSGARLTCNYMRIGGVAFDLRPEFEPMVRRVLREFPPFIDEMEGLLSENEIFIARTKGVGVLTPEMAINSSLSGPMLRGSGIAWDIRKADPYCGYEQYDFDIPIGYNGDSYDRFIVRLEEMRQSLKIIQQALDGLPGGPFRTEVPLALRPPKGEAYARIESPRGELGYYLVSDEGPSPYRFHIRPPSFINLSALKEMTVGGTVADAIVVLGSIDIVVGEIDR, encoded by the coding sequence ATCATCAAAAGCGAACCGTTTGTCATCAACATCGGTCCTCAGCACCCGTCCACCCACGGGGTGTTCCGCATCAAGGCAACCGTCGATGGCGAAAAGGTCATCGATGCCGAGATGGTGATGGGTTACCTCCACCGGTCGATGGAGAAGCTCGCCGAGGAGCGCACCTACACCCAGAACATCCCCTTCACCGACCGCACCGACTACCTGAGCAGCATGTCGAACAACCTCGGCTATTGCCTGGCGGTCGAAAAGCTGGCCGGCATCGAAGTTCCCCCCAGGGGAAATGCCATTCGGGTCATCATGGCTGAACTCCAGCGCCTTGCCAGCCACTGCATGGCCGTCGGCGCGTTCGCCAACGACACCGGAGCCTGGCAGACGCCCGTGATGTGGGCCTTTCGCGAGCGCGAAAAGATCCTCGATATCTTCGAGGTCACCTCTGGCGCACGCCTGACCTGCAACTACATGCGCATCGGGGGCGTCGCCTTCGACCTCCGGCCGGAATTCGAGCCAATGGTCCGCCGCGTCCTCCGCGAGTTCCCGCCCTTCATCGACGAGATGGAAGGGCTGCTATCAGAGAACGAAATCTTCATCGCCCGGACGAAGGGCGTCGGTGTTCTCACCCCGGAGATGGCAATCAACAGCTCGCTCTCCGGCCCGATGCTCCGCGGCAGCGGCATCGCCTGGGACATCCGCAAGGCCGACCCGTACTGCGGCTACGAGCAGTACGACTTCGATATCCCCATCGGCTACAACGGCGACAGCTACGACCGCTTTATCGTCCGCCTGGAGGAGATGCGCCAGAGCCTGAAGATCATTCAGCAGGCGCTCGACGGCCTCCCCGGCGGGCCGTTCCGCACGGAGGTGCCGCTCGCGCTTCGCCCGCCGAAAGGCGAGGCCTACGCGCGCATCGAGAGCCCCCGCGGCGAACTGGGCTACTACCTCGTTTCCGACGAAGGCCCGTCGCCCTACCGCTTCCACATTCGGCCGCCATCGTTCATCAACCTCTCGGCACTGAAGGAGATGACCGTTGGCGGCACCGTCGCCGATGCGATCGTGGTCCTTGGCTCCATCGACATCGTCGTGGGGGAGATCGACCGGTGA
- a CDS encoding fumarate hydratase translates to MREVPAELITETVARLAIEATHFLPEDVEGAIRAARQTERSPLAVQIIDEILENAQIARERMLPLCQDTGTAVVLLEIGQDVHITGGYIIDAVNEGIRRGYSEGYLRKSIAARPFSARTNTGDNTPGVIHTEIVPGDRVKVMFMPKGGGCENMSRYQNFLPGMGKQAIIDFVCETVDISGGNPCPPLVIGVGVGGTAEKAMMMAKHALFRKIGERNPDPEVAELEQELLQAVNELGVGPQAVGGTTTALDVFVETYPTHITALPVAVNIQCHSARTKQAVI, encoded by the coding sequence ATGCGAGAGGTTCCGGCTGAGCTGATTACCGAGACGGTGGCGCGCCTCGCCATCGAAGCCACCCACTTCCTGCCCGAGGACGTCGAAGGCGCCATTCGGGCGGCGCGGCAGACCGAGCGATCGCCGCTGGCGGTCCAGATCATCGACGAAATCCTGGAAAACGCGCAGATCGCACGGGAGCGGATGCTCCCACTCTGCCAGGACACCGGCACGGCAGTCGTCCTCCTCGAGATCGGGCAGGACGTCCACATCACCGGCGGCTACATCATCGACGCGGTCAACGAAGGTATCCGGCGCGGGTACAGCGAGGGCTACCTGCGCAAGTCGATCGCGGCGCGGCCGTTCAGTGCCCGGACCAACACCGGCGACAACACGCCGGGGGTCATCCACACCGAAATCGTCCCGGGCGACCGGGTGAAGGTTATGTTCATGCCGAAGGGCGGCGGCTGCGAAAACATGTCCCGCTACCAGAACTTCCTCCCGGGCATGGGCAAGCAGGCGATTATCGATTTCGTTTGCGAGACGGTCGACATTTCCGGCGGCAACCCATGCCCGCCGCTGGTCATCGGGGTCGGCGTCGGCGGAACGGCCGAGAAGGCGATGATGATGGCGAAGCACGCGCTCTTCCGGAAGATCGGCGAACGCAACCCGGACCCCGAGGTCGCCGAGCTTGAGCAGGAGCTGCTCCAGGCGGTCAACGAACTGGGCGTCGGGCCGCAGGCGGTCGGCGGAACGACGACGGCGCTGGATGTCTTTGTCGAGACCTACCCCACGCACATCACCGCCCTGCCGGTCGCGGTGAACATCCAGTGCCACAGCGCGCGGACGAAGCAGGCGGTCATCTGA
- a CDS encoding NADH-quinone oxidoreductase subunit C, producing the protein MTRELTGPEAAALAEALVPGSVDRTTATACYLKPERLVDTFRALRDDPGANLVHLTNLCGVDYWDHFEVVYHIQSFEKNHIALFKVEAWGRENPEVPSVTPVFHGAWMQECEAYDLLGIRFTGHPNLYRILLWEGYPGWPLRKDFLSMPGGLQPGLGEFAGVARRQEPPVKVIE; encoded by the coding sequence GTGACCCGCGAACTCACCGGTCCCGAAGCCGCAGCCCTCGCCGAAGCGCTCGTTCCCGGTTCGGTTGACCGCACCACCGCGACGGCCTGTTACCTCAAACCCGAACGGCTGGTTGACACGTTCCGTGCCCTCCGCGACGACCCCGGCGCGAACCTGGTTCACCTGACAAACCTCTGCGGCGTGGACTACTGGGACCACTTTGAGGTGGTCTATCACATCCAGTCGTTCGAGAAGAACCACATCGCGCTCTTCAAAGTCGAGGCCTGGGGCCGCGAGAACCCTGAAGTGCCGAGCGTCACTCCGGTCTTCCACGGCGCCTGGATGCAGGAATGCGAGGCCTACGACCTGCTCGGCATCCGGTTTACCGGGCATCCCAACCTCTACCGCATTCTCCTCTGGGAAGGCTACCCGGGCTGGCCGCTGCGCAAGGACTTCCTCTCGATGCCCGGAGGGCTTCAGCCCGGACTTGGTGAATTTGCCGGCGTCGCCCGGCGGCAGGAACCGCCCGTGAAGGTGATCGAATGA
- a CDS encoding NADH-quinone oxidoreductase subunit J, translated as MDGFGVSLAFWVLAAVTLVAAGGVMVSRNLLHAVLFLILTFVGVAGFFVLLSADFIAMAQVIIYVGAIAVLVLFAVLLTPRASRDNGETRWALPGVLLSVCLAAIFLFVIHDTAWKTTDDVPQGLSASDLGTALLTTWVVPFEIASVLLTAALVGAIMLTRSPEEEAEDALA; from the coding sequence ATGGACGGCTTCGGCGTCTCGCTCGCGTTCTGGGTGCTGGCGGCCGTCACGCTCGTCGCTGCGGGCGGCGTGATGGTCTCGCGCAACCTCCTGCACGCCGTGCTCTTCCTCATCCTCACGTTTGTTGGCGTTGCCGGTTTCTTCGTCCTGCTCTCCGCCGACTTCATCGCGATGGCGCAGGTCATCATCTACGTGGGCGCCATCGCCGTCCTCGTCCTGTTCGCCGTGCTTCTCACCCCGCGCGCCAGCCGCGATAACGGCGAGACACGCTGGGCGCTGCCGGGGGTGCTGCTTTCTGTGTGCCTCGCGGCTATCTTCCTCTTCGTCATTCACGATACCGCCTGGAAGACGACCGACGACGTGCCGCAGGGCCTCTCGGCGAGTGACCTCGGAACCGCGCTCCTCACCACTTGGGTGGTTCCGTTCGAAATCGCCAGCGTCCTCCTGACCGCCGCCCTGGTCGGCGCCATCATGCTGACCCGCAGCCCGGAAGAAGAAGCGGAGGACGCCCTCGCATGA